The stretch of DNA GCGAGATGCAGGCCAGTTGTGCCGAGGGCGTAGACAGTGATGATGTACCGATGTGTCTGGCCTCGTGGTGGGCATAGGCCGTTATAGCCCTCGGTGCCAAAATCATTGCGAGCTTCCATTGCTCCCAGTCGTTGTAGATGGCCAGAGGCGCTGGCATTTTCGGGCAGTTGGCTAACTGTGGCGGGAATTTCAGCGACCGCCCAGTGCCAGACGCCCCTGCCCGGCGCATCGGGATCGAAGACGGTAATTGCAAAACTGCGTGTGCCTGCAGGCGCATTGCGCCATGACAACTGGGGTGAGCGGTTGCCGCCCGCGCAGGTTATCTGGCTGGAAACAGGCGTGAATGTTGTTGCGTGATCGATCTGCAGACTGCTGCTCGTGACGGTAAATGAGGCAGCTAATGCTTGTGGACCAAACGAACCAATGAGCGCGAAAACAACAATTGCGCGGCGTGAAAATGGCAGATAAAAGCGGAGCGAAGCAGGCGGAGTGCTTGGGCTGCACAGGCGCATGAACATGTACCAATTCTCCTTTTCAGGGACGTGGAACAATCCGTCGTTTGATGCTAATTGTCGCAAAAAGCTATCTGAAAAATGAATTGAGTCTAACATTGCGCTTGCACACAGAAATTCATTGCATGCGCTAAGAGCCTGGATTGAAGAGAAATTCGGCTAGAGTCGAAAAAGTAGCATGCATGGATTGAGTTGCAGGAATATCAACACATTTAAAACTTAGAATAGCTGCATGACTGAAATATTAGGGCGTCGGTTATCGGTTATCGGTTGAAGGGAGCGCAATGCCAGATCCAGTCAGGGTCGTAGTAGCTGATGATCATCCGGTGATTTTATTTGGTGCCGAACATGCATTGCTTAAATTCCCAGGAATCGAGGTAGTTGCGCGCGCGCGTCAGTCCACCGAGCTGGTCAAGATATTGCAGACAGTACCGTGTGACGTGCTGGTTACCGATTTAGCGATGCCAGGCGGACAATTCGGCGATGGTTTGCCGCTAATCGGTTATTTGCGTCGAAATTTCCCCTTGTTGCCCATCGTGGTGCTGACCATGCTGGAAAATGCAGCGCTGCTTAAACGCTTAAGCGAACTGGGTGTGATTTCGGTCGTAAATAAAGCAGACGATTTGAGTCATATTGGATTGGCGGTACAGCATGTCTGCCGCAGCCTTGAATATATGAGTCCGTCAGTCAAAGCCGCGCTTGATGCTTTGCGCATGAATGCCGGTGGCAAGAATGACGAAGTCATTCTGTCGAAGCGCGAACTTGAGGTCGTTCGGCTGTTTGTCTCCGGCATGACGATTAAAGAGATATCTGAGCAGCTCAATCGGAGTATCAAGACCATCAGCACGCAAAAAAATACCGCCATGCGCAAGCTGGGGCTGGATCGTGATTCAGAGTTGTTTCAGTACGCTCAAAGCAATGGCTTGGCTAATTTGTCTTCGTCTAGCGAAAGTGAATAGTGCCCGTGCCAGCACAAGCCTCATGAAGGCGTAAAAAAGCCACCGCCTTATATGATGCGGTGGCTCGCGGTGGCTTTTTGCCAGTTCCTGAACCGTTTATTTGGGTGCTGATGCGCCGCCGTGTGCGGCGGACCATTCAGCGGGGGCGTGCAGGAACTTCTCTACTTCATCGAGCGTCCTGGTTTCGAAATATCCCGAGGCCTTTGCGACGCGCAGCACATCCCACCACGTTGCCAGTGCGTGCAGGTCGACATCGATGTCTTTCAGCACGGATACGCTTTCTTTAAAGATGTTGTAGTGAAATAGCACGAAGCAGTGGTTGACCGTTGCTCCGGCTGTACGTAACGCATTGATGAAATTGATCTTGCTACGACTGTCGGTGGTCAGGTCTTCAACCAGCAGGACGCGTTGCCCCTCTGTCAGCAGCCCTTCGATTTGTGCGTTCCGGCCAAACCCTTTGGGTTTTTTGCGCACGTATTGCATGGGCACCATCAGGCGGTCGGAAAGCCATGCCGCGAAAGGAATACCTGCCGTTTCGCCACCGGCGACCGCATCAATTTGTTCGTAGCCGACATCACGCAAAATCGTGGTTTCGGCCATTTCCATCAGGCCACGCCGCACCCGTGGGTACGAAATCAGCTTGCGGCAATCA from Paraburkholderia hayleyella encodes:
- a CDS encoding YbhB/YbcL family Raf kinase inhibitor-like protein, with protein sequence MRLCSPSTPPASLRFYLPFSRRAIVVFALIGSFGPQALAASFTVTSSSLQIDHATTFTPVSSQITCAGGNRSPQLSWRNAPAGTRSFAITVFDPDAPGRGVWHWAVAEIPATVSQLPENASASGHLQRLGAMEARNDFGTEGYNGLCPPRGQTHRYIITVYALGTTGLHLAPGRPALMFDHELGLATLGSASLIVRYGR
- a CDS encoding orotate phosphoribosyltransferase, with protein sequence MTGFDRQTISDTTAKMLLEVQAVHFNADKPYIFTSGWASPVYIDCRKLISYPRVRRGLMEMAETTILRDVGYEQIDAVAGGETAGIPFAAWLSDRLMVPMQYVRKKPKGFGRNAQIEGLLTEGQRVLLVEDLTTDSRSKINFINALRTAGATVNHCFVLFHYNIFKESVSVLKDIDVDLHALATWWDVLRVAKASGYFETRTLDEVEKFLHAPAEWSAAHGGASAPK
- a CDS encoding response regulator; the protein is MPDPVRVVVADDHPVILFGAEHALLKFPGIEVVARARQSTELVKILQTVPCDVLVTDLAMPGGQFGDGLPLIGYLRRNFPLLPIVVLTMLENAALLKRLSELGVISVVNKADDLSHIGLAVQHVCRSLEYMSPSVKAALDALRMNAGGKNDEVILSKRELEVVRLFVSGMTIKEISEQLNRSIKTISTQKNTAMRKLGLDRDSELFQYAQSNGLANLSSSSESE